Sequence from the Methanobrevibacter arboriphilus genome:
AAAGCACCTGATTTAATTAATAAATATCCAATAATTGCATTAAATGGATGTTCTAATGCATGTGTTGACAAAATACTAGAAAAGAAAGATATTGATGTAAATGATAGTATTAATGTTATGGATTTTGCTAATGAGCATGATTTAAAAGCTGGAGAAGTAGCTAGATTAGGTGAAGAAGGGGAAAAAACAGTTCAAGAGCTAAAAAAGTATGTTTTTAAAAAAATAAAAGAATAAGATAATTATAAAAAGTTGATGTGATTTTTGATGATAAGTGTTGTTATTTTAACTGATGGTCCTTATGGTGATAGGGCATATGATACTATTAAAGAAGAATTTGTTGCAGATTTTATACAATTAGAACCTCCTAGTGGGATGTTTTTAGATGATGAAATAGAACTTCCTAAAGATGCTGCT
This genomic interval carries:
- a CDS encoding putative zinc-binding protein, which encodes MKDKVSVAACSGMSNFGLICRAVASDLSENEEDIASICITSTAANDKAPDLINKYPIIALNGCSNACVDKILEKKDIDVNDSINVMDFANEHDLKAGEVARLGEEGEKTVQELKKYVFKKIKE